A genomic window from Flavobacterium phycosphaerae includes:
- a CDS encoding 3'-5' exonuclease, protein MELKLNRPICFFDLETTGIDVAKDRIVEISIFKVYPNGNKESKTWLVNPTIPIPASATAVHGISNEKVANEPTFKELAGQVHNMIKDSDLAGFNSDRFDIPLLAEELLRAEVDFDMKNRVSVDVQTIFHKKEERTLSAAYKFYCNSSLENAHSAEADTMATYEILKAQLDRYDDLENDMKTLSEFTTRKKSVDFAGFIALNAEGQEIFTFGKHKGVLVDEVLDKEPGYFGWIQNAEFPLYTKKVLTAIKLRKLNNKFS, encoded by the coding sequence ATGGAATTAAAACTCAACAGACCCATTTGCTTTTTCGATTTAGAAACCACAGGAATCGATGTGGCCAAAGACCGAATCGTTGAAATCTCGATTTTTAAAGTCTATCCCAACGGCAATAAAGAAAGCAAAACTTGGCTGGTGAATCCTACTATTCCTATTCCGGCAAGTGCTACCGCCGTGCATGGTATTTCCAATGAAAAAGTGGCTAATGAGCCCACATTCAAGGAACTCGCCGGGCAAGTGCATAATATGATTAAAGATTCTGATTTGGCCGGATTCAATTCGGATCGATTTGATATTCCGCTTTTGGCCGAAGAATTATTGCGAGCTGAGGTTGATTTTGATATGAAAAACCGAGTGTCAGTGGATGTGCAAACCATCTTCCATAAAAAAGAAGAAAGAACCCTGAGTGCCGCTTATAAGTTTTACTGCAACAGTAGTTTGGAAAATGCCCATTCGGCAGAAGCAGATACGATGGCTACATACGAAATCCTAAAAGCTCAATTAGACCGTTACGACGATTTAGAAAACGATATGAAAACGCTGTCCGAATTCACCACCCGAAAAAAATCGGTCGACTTTGCCGGTTTTATCGCTTTGAATGCCGAAGGACAGGAAATCTTCACTTTCGGGAAACACAAAGGGGTGTTGGTAGATGAGGTTTTGGATAAAGAACCGGGTTATTTCGGTTGGATTCAAAATGCCGAATTTCCGCTATACACCAAGAAAGTGTTAACCGCAATCAAGTTGAGAAAACTAAACAATAAATTCAGTTAA
- a CDS encoding helix-turn-helix domain-containing protein translates to MTTGTKIRYLREKKRLSQEELAHLVGVSQVTIGNWEQGKSIRHEHIKKLAEALEIQMDYLFHEEKTTAATVYNSAVNPTDKGFEIIIKAPNNFFEDLNRKMDFIITKFDTTK, encoded by the coding sequence ATGACCACCGGAACTAAAATTCGCTATCTCAGAGAGAAAAAAAGATTATCACAGGAAGAATTGGCTCATCTTGTCGGGGTGAGTCAGGTAACTATCGGCAACTGGGAACAAGGTAAAAGTATCCGGCATGAGCACATCAAAAAACTGGCTGAAGCCTTAGAAATACAAATGGATTATTTGTTTCACGAAGAAAAAACTACTGCAGCTACAGTGTATAATTCAGCAGTAAATCCTACCGATAAAGGTTTCGAAATCATCATAAAAGCACCCAATAATTTTTTTGAGGATTTGAACCGTAAAATGGATTTTATCATCACTAAATTTGATACCACAAAATAA